GTCACTCATCTGAGTGACCGCTGCACGACGCCTCACGCTGCTGCTGCAGCTCCCTCACGCGTTTCAATCCTCGGTCACTCAGCTGAGTGACCGCTGCTGGCCTTGAACTGGGTTCTCGGCCCATTCAAGGCATTCGTGAGACTTGTGTTCCTCGGAGCGGCATGACATCTAGGTTGGGCACTGGGCGCGAACCCCGTGCTCAAGAACTCCGCACTTGTGGTTCGCGCCGAACTCATAGAACCAGTGGTCCATCTGGATCATAGTACGGGTCACGCCCAGCTGCGATGATTGCATTCGCGCGAGGGTCGGCAAGCCGATAGATGCGCAAGCTATCGGACTCATCGTCGATTTCGTCGGTCAAGCGGTGAACCAGCCGCTGCAGCTGTGTGCTATCCACCCTGCACTCAAAGACGGATAGCTGAACGCGCTGTCCGCAACCCTCGCAGGCCTTGGCGACACGCCTCAGACGCCGCCTGCCAGCCTTGTCCTGAGTATTCACGTCATATGTGACGAGTATGTTCACGTCACCCTCCGTGGATGTACGGCGGATACTCCGAGATGTCGCCCCGCAGCCACCGGGCGAGTAGACGCGCCTGGAGATGCGTGACATAGCCGAACGGCACCCTCTTCTTGAGAAGCGCATGCGTGACCAGTTCGCGCTTGCGGGTTTGGTAGGCGTGCAACACGAGTCGTCTACCCTCTTCGTTGAGCAAGACGCTTCCTCCCACCTCATCTCTCG
This sequence is a window from Actinomycetota bacterium. Protein-coding genes within it:
- the cas2 gene encoding CRISPR-associated endonuclease Cas2, which gives rise to MNILVTYDVNTQDKAGRRRLRRVAKACEGCGQRVQLSVFECRVDSTQLQRLVHRLTDEIDDESDSLRIYRLADPRANAIIAAGRDPYYDPDGPLVL